In a single window of the Salvelinus namaycush isolate Seneca chromosome 6, SaNama_1.0, whole genome shotgun sequence genome:
- the LOC120049497 gene encoding prostaglandin D2 receptor 2-like, with product MTTSSSPVYCPLIQAMVNVSVPSNSSARVGALSLVMVCLHGLVSSFAILENLLILGVVGFRIRRTVISVWILNLAASDLLSTASLPFFTIFLARGGTWTLGTTFCKLHSSVFFLNMFVSAFLLAAISLDRCLVVLKPVWAQNRRNVRLVGRVCGVIWAMAILCTLPYYLFRDTIRRHDGRVMCYYNFVQYFLVREFDLRELCEARQDALAFSKLLLAFILPLVVIVGSYVLVNIGITRRGLRRRSFRFVRLVVAVVVSFVVCWAPYHIFSVLEAVAHYQPSLRGLVSHCLPPAASLAFLNSVLNPILYVFSCPDLCGKIRQSLGAVLESVLAEDLGEFSRRRSTQHSSIGAL from the coding sequence ATGACCACTTCCAGCAGCCCTGTCTACTGCCCTCTCATCCAGGCCATGGTGAACGTAAGCGTGCCATCCAACTCCTCGGCCAGGGTGGGGGCTTTGAGCCTGGTTATGGTGTGTCTCCACGGCCTGGTCTCCTCCTTCGCTATCCTGGAGAACCTCCTCATCCTGGGGGTGGTGGGCTTCCGTATCCGCCGCACAGTCATCAGTGTTTGGATCCTCAACCTGGCTGCCTCGGACCTCCTTTCCACAGCCTCCCTCCCCTTCTTCACCATCTTCCTGGCCCGTGGAGGCACCTGGACCCTAGGTACCACCTTCTGCAAGCTCCACTCCTCCGTCTTCTTCCTCAACATGTTCGTCAGCGCCTTCCTGCTGGCAGCCATCTCCCTGGACCGCTGTCTGGTGGTGCTGAAGCCCGTCTGGGCCCAGAACCGGAGGAATGTACGCCTGGTCGGAAGAGTGTGTGGGGTCATCTGGGCCATGGCAATACTCTGTACGCTACCGTACTATCTGTTCCGGGATACTATTCGCCGACATGACGGGCGGGTCATGTGTTACTATAACTTCGTCCAGTACTTCCTTGTTAGGGAGTTTGACCTAAGAGAGCTGTGTGAGGCTCGCCAGGATGCCCTGGCCTTCTCTAAGCTCCTCCTGGCCTTCATACTCCCCCTGGTGGTCATTGTGGGGAGCTACGTGTTGGTTAACATTGGTATCACGCGGCGTGGCCTCAGAAGGCGCTCTTTCCGCTTTGTGCGGCTAGTGGTAGCGGTGGTAGTGAGTTTTGTGGTCTGCTGGGCTCCGTACCACATCTTCAGCGTACTGGAGGCTGTAGCCCATTACCAACCCTCCCTCCGGGGCCTCGTGTCCCACTGCCTGCCCCCCGCCGCCAGTCTAGCCTTCCTCAACAGTGTGCTAAACCCCATCCTCTATGTGTTCAGCTGCCCGGATTTGTGTGGTAAGATCAGACAGTCTCTGGGAGCGGTGCTTGAGAGCGTGCTGGCGGAAGACCTAGGGGAGTTCTCACGGCGACGCAGCACCCAACACTCCTCTATCGGTGCTTTATAG